TCGACGCGAGGGCCCCAGCGTTTGAAAGCCAGCAATAGAACCACAAGACCGACGAGGCCGGCGCAGATCGAAACAGGATACAACCAGCTCTTTTCGCCCAGCACCATCGGCAACACCCCGGCGGAGATCGCCGGGCCGATTGCTGATCGGAGCAGCTTGATTACAGCCAGCGCGAGCAGCGCTATCACCGCACTGGCAACCGCGCCGTAGCTCGCGTGGCGGGTAATAAACAGGCCAACGATTGCTGTCATTGTCGGCGTCAGAATCAACCGCCATGGCTGGCTTGCCCATTTCCCGCCGGGACGAGTCATCACGTCATGCGACAGGGCCGCAAGTTCCGGGAAAAGAAGCAGATTTATCCCGGTGATGTGCGCAGCCAGCGCGATGATTCCCATGTAAGCGATCACCAGCGCTTCCGCTGTGAGAGTCGCAGTATGCCTTCTTTGTATAGTTTCCATCTGAATCCGAGCCGCTGATTTAATTCGTGCGCTGCAGGTACGCCTTGGCCGAGTCAGCCAGTGTGACAAAGGCAGCGCCGAGCATGATGACGTCCTTCACGATCAAGCGGCCCGCGCCGGAGAGATACGGGAACCCGTGAGTTGAGTCACCGAGAGCGGGTACCCAGGCCTCAGGCGTCGTCACGAGAAAGGACAAAGTCGTACACGCCATCAGAATGAGCAGAAAGCTGCCGACCGCAGCCACCTGTGGCAGGCGCGGATGAAGAGCGATGAGAATACCTATGGACACGATCACGATTCCAAGACCGTAAGAAACGGGGTAGGTTCCGTTGGTCTCATGCCATTGATGGTTTGCGGCGTTCAGCACACCTTCCTTGTTCATGTGCGCGCGGTACTCGGGCGCAGGGTGGTGGTAGACATAGCTCATCAATGGGCTGTTCGCCACCAAAGGCACAATGCCATCTGCCTCGTAGTTGGCGAACTTCAGACCGCCAATCCAGACCAGTACAATGACCAGCGCGAGGCGCAGGAGGCCCATTCCAAACCGGTCCAGCGATGCTGCTGCCCGGTAAATGCGCCGGATTCCGCTAGCTTTGGGCATTGTCGCCGCTTGATACGTTGCGTTCATCAGAAAATCTCCGTTCCATGGGCAGTTTTCGCTTGCCCTCTACAACAATGATCCTGCGATTTTCGAGACGGAGAGCTATCGGGAGTAGCATTGAGATAGCTGAGAGTCTCGATATGGACAGCCTTTCCCCGCTTTTTACACAGTTCACCCTTTCCGCATGCGTCTTTTTCTCGGGCCGACTCTGTGGCGTCTCCGGCGACCATGCGACGGAAACTGCCGGGCATCTCCATCTGCTGCGGAAGGGAGTACTGACTGTGGAGCGGCCAGACGGCCAGCGGCAGATGCTGACCGAGCCCAGCGTCCTGTTTTATCCGCGCTCTTGCCGCCATCGGCTCTGGGCCGATGAGGCGAGCGGCGCCGAGATTGTGTGCGCCCTTATCGAATTTGGCGCCGAGATGCAGAATCCGCTGGTACGCGGGCTGCCCGAACTGCTGGTTATTCCCTTGAAATCGATGAAAGAGCTTGAGCCGGCTATTGAACTGCTTTTCACGGAAGCTTCGGGAGAGCATCCGGGCCGTCAGGCGGCGATTAACCGGCTTGCGGAGTATGCTGTCGTGCTCATCTTCCGCGCGGCGATGCGGGAGCATCTGATTCACAGCGGAGTACTGATGGGGTTGGCCGATCCCCGGCTGGCCAGGGCCATCGCCGCCATGCACGCGGAGCCCGAACATCCATGGTCACTGGAAGCGCTCGCCGGAAAAGCCGGAATGTCCCGCGCTCGATTCGCAGCGCACTTTCGCCAGGTCGTGGGTGTCACGCCATTCGAATACCTCACAGACTGGCGTATAGGGATAGCTCAGACGCTGCTGAAAAAGGGAAAGCCGCTCAAGATCGTGGCTCCATCAGTCGGCTATGCCAGTTCGATCGCGCTCACGCGCGCATTCTGCCAGCGCGTTGGGCAGTCTCCCACGGAATGGACAATGCAAAATCGGGGAAGAATTAGGCATGCGGGCGCCACAATTGAGTGAGCCGAAGTAAATTAATCTGTCAGGCGGCGCGTGAGCGACCCGAACTGGGCGGCAGGAGCCATCAGGAAAATGGCGATCAGGTGCGTCCAGTGCGAATGATCCGGAGTTGAATACCAGGACCACATGGCAACGACTCCGATGGTCAGGGCGATCGCTGCTCCGATTCCCAGGGCGTTCTTGCGCGAAAACGAAGCCCCGACTGTGGCTCCGATGACTGCGAATACGATGCCGTAGATGGCGGTGAACCACGTGACTGCCGTGGATGCAGGCTTGTCGGGAGGAATACGGCCAACGAGGAACAGCAGAGCGGAGGAGACGGCAGAGATCAGATAGCCGACAATCCAGCCAGCTACACACAGGCCGAACGTCCTAAGAACGGAGGATTCAGCAGGTGGTGCATCCTTTAGGCTGGCCGGATTGGGCATGGAGGCTACTCCTCAATGCGATAGGTGTAATCCTCGATGACGGGGTTGGTCAAGACCTCTTTGGCGACGCGTTCAACCTCTCCGCGAGCGGCTTCCGGGGTCAGCCCTGCGGCAAGAGAAAGCACGAAATACTTGCCCTGACGGACGCTTTCGACGCCGGTGAATTGAATCTTTTTCAGTGCATTTTGGATCGTCTGCCCCTGGGGATCGAGAACAGAAGTCTTCAACGTGACATAGACATGTGCCTTCATTAACCATCATTATAGTAGTTCCGGCGTTGCCGGTGACGGCCTGAGTGCTCGGTGGTTTGTTGAGCAGGCCCGTGGGCCCGAACCCCAACCCGATTGAGGAGAAGTGAGAAAGCAATGATCAATTACCTGGAGTTGCCGGTCGGCGACCGTGCCCCTGAGATCTTTCGAGCAGTTATCGAGATTCCCAAGGACGGGACCAACAAGTTCGAGTACGACAAGGAGTTACACGTCTTCAAGCTCGACCGCAACCTTTATTCCCCAGTTCATTATCCCGGCGATTACGGATTTATTCCCTCAACTTTGAGCGACGACGGCGACCCTCTGGATGTCCTTGTGCTCGTACCGGGACCGAGCTTCCCGGGCTGCGTGCAGGAAGTCCGCCCGATTGGCCTGATGGAGATGCTCGATCAGGGCGTGCTCGACGAAAAGGTACTGGCAGTCGGCAATTCCAATCCCCGCTACAACAACGTCTGGAACTACACAGACATCTACCCGCATATGCTCAAGGAAATCACGCATTTCTTCTCGATCTACAAGGATCTGGAAGGCAAGCGCGTCGAGATCAAAGGCTGGCACGATGCGGCGTATGCCCGGGATCATGTCGTGCGAGCCATGAAGCTCTTTGAAGACACCAAACTGAAAAAGGCGCAGAAGGCCTGATTTAGAGAAATCACAGAATGGGTCTGAAATAGGTCAGAGGCGGAGCGGATAGTTCCGCCTCTGATTTCTTGTTTTCTCCGAAAAATCAGCCGGTCAATCCCGTCTAATTTCCGGTTAATCCGCCGCCGTCTCCTGCAGACGCCGCCGGCTTTGGCTCCATGCTGTGAGCCAGTAGAGAACCGGACCAACCAGCGCGACCAGAAAAGCAAACAGCAACGCGGAGAAGCTGCCCACTCGTTCGTCGCGCGAGGCGTAGAGCGCGTAGCCGATCAGCGCCGTCGGACCCAGCCCCAGAGCGCAGGCAACGGCAAAGTTGCCGGCTTTGAAAGGCCGCTCCAGATTGGGCTCGCGCAGCCGCAGCACGACCAGAGCCACGAATTCCAGGATCAGGCTCGCGCCATACAGCACCAGGTCGATCGAAATCAATCGCTCAAACGGCAGGTTGAGCGCCAGTGCCCAAGCAAGGGCGCAAAGCACCACAGAGACGTAGGGCACTCCGCGGCTGTTGCGCCGGGTCACGAATCTGGGCAGCATTCCATCCTCTGCCATGGCGACGGGCAGACGGGTGTAGCTCATCATGAGCACGTTGAACATGCCGAAGCCGTTGATGGCTCCCCCGGCGACGACCGCTGTCGCCAGCACTGGTCCGCCGATCATGCGCGCCGCGTCTGCCCACGACCCGGTCGAGAAGTTCGCCACCGAAATACCCATCAGAGCGACCGCCGCCAGCGGCAGGATATACGTGACCGCCACCAGCAGCGCTGCAGAAACCATCGCAAGTGGGTAATTGCGCTGTGGGTTTTCCACCTCCTGCGCCACAGTGGAGGCGTTGTCCCACCCCATGTAGTTCCACATGGCGACCAGTATGGCTGTGGAGAGCGAAGCCTCGGTGGACGCTGCGTGCCACTGGATCGCAGGATGAGCTGTAAAGCCATGCCAGAAGCCAAGTGCGATGAAAACCGCGAACGGAGCCAGCAGGAGCACGAAAAGCCCTACCGTGCCCTCGCCAACAGCCGGAGCGCCGCGCAGGTTCCACGCGCAGCAGACGACGACCACCAGCAGCGACCAAAGATAGGCGCGCGGGCCTTCCGTCAGATTGGGATTGAACCGGGCCAGATAACTGACAAAAATCGTCGGGTAAATGGCCATGTCGAAGACGCTTGCCGCAAGTGAGAGCCATCCCTCCTGGTAACCCCAAAAGGAGCCAAGCGCACGCCGGACCCAGACGTAAAAGCCGCCCTCCGCTGGAATCGAGCTGGCCAGTTCGCCGATCATGAGCGTAGTCGGTAAGCTCCACAGGAATGGCAGCAGGACGAGAATCAAAATCGCTTTGGCGAAGCCGGCGCCACCCAGAATGTCTTCAATCCCATACGGTCCGCCCGAGACCATGAAATAGGTCGCCGCGATCAGCGGGATAATACGAAGCTTCCGCCGGACGGGTTTGAGGGCAAAGCGCATGAATGTGAATGTAACAACCAAATGCCCTCTGCCAAAGGAAAAAATCGACCCTGCCGCTTTTTCAATTGGGAGGATCGTTCTGCCTCTCAAATGATGCCGGAAGCGGCGACTGGCGTGCCTGGAAGCAGGTTTTCCATCGGCCATTTGCGCCGCTGGATTGACCATCTTTAGAGGAATTCAGGCTGCCGGTTTCGAACTGCGAATACGATGCCGGTCGGTGCAGGCGGTGCCTTCAACCTGTCGAGATGGTGTCTGCACGGCAGAGATGGCCAGGCTTCGGGTATAATCCGGAGAGTCGGAGAGATGGCCGAGTGGCTGAAGGCGGCGGTTTGCTAAACCGTTGTAGGGTCAAAAGCTCTACCGGGGGTTCGAATCCCCCTCTCTCCGCCAGAACTATACATAAGATCAATTTATTCAATCACTTACATTATGCCTAATCCATCGCTGGCTCCTCGGGAATCTGCTCTTTGTACCTCTCGAGTTGCACATTTGTTGCATATGCGAGCCAAGGTAGCAATTCCATCCTCATAAGAGGTGAACGTTTTGAGCTTGAATACCTGACCCTAGCCGACTTCCCGGTAGTGACCTAGATCGGTTGATTTGCGCTGGAGCAGAGCCACAGAACCGTTCGATCCAGCTGACTGCGAAATCCACAGGAGGAATCAGAAGTGATCAAGAACGTGGCTGCATTGCTTAAAGCTTTCCAGGAAAGAGAGATCGAAGCGATCCAGCGCTCTGGTATCAGTCATGCTCCTACTATCGGGGCGCAATATGAAGGGATGACCGGCTCAGTCCTCAAGATGATGATCCCTCAAGAACTGGAACTTCAGGTTGTTTCGGGCTTTGTCGAAGGCGTGGATGGCACGCTCAGCGGTCAGATTGACGGAATGCTTGTTCGGGGCTCCGGCACTCCGATTCCAGGGATTCAATAGCAGTATAAATGGCCGATCAAAGATGTCCTTGCAGTCCTGGAAGTCAAGAAAACATTATTCGGAAGCGATCTGTCGGACGCGCACGACCAGCTCCAAAGCGTGATGGCACTCTTTTGGGAATATGCAAAGCTTATTAAGCCCTCCGACGGTATTGATATAAGCGCACCTCGGTACGTCTACTCCCAGATCTTAGGCGAGCCCGCGCCGGTAGCGTGAGAGCGATTTTCACACTTGGCTCGACTAACTCCGCGGATGGGCTGAGACCGGACTTTACGGTTGAATCGCATCTTTGTCGATACCTGCCCGGAGATGTCCAAGCTCCAACCCACTCCGAGCGGTTTTAGCGTTGCATATTCGAGTGCGGAACCTATCCGCAGCGCTGCCGTGTCTCGCATACGCAACCCCGGCGCGCCGCAAAGCAACTTCTCAACCCTGAGTTTCTAAAAATGTCCCCTTTCCTCGTTTCCGTCCGCCTTAACTGATAGGAAGCGCTGCCCATCCGCTAAAGCACCGATCCGAAACACGGCAGTTCGATTGAATCTCCTGATTTCATGGGTCTATTAAGACCAGGTATCGGGTCACTGAAAGCAGTAGGTCATAAGGAGGACGCAATGAGCCGTTTGACAGCAATGGCACTCTTCTCCGCACTCACTCTCAACTTGGCTACCGCCGACGCCCAGCAAATGAAGACGATTGTTACGTATACGTCCGGCTACGGCTCCGCTACCGAGACCGATCGAGACTTGGCAATCTCTGAGGCAACCCAAACAGCGCAGAATTGGGCGAACTCAGCCTGTCTGGGTATGGTCACGGATAGCAACGCCTCATCCTCAGCGTGCTCCAAGCTAAGCACCGATGACGACGGCAGCATCATATGGTTCTGCAGCGTTACGGTGAAGGATCGTTGCGAGACAGAATTCCGCGGGAGGTGATCTCTCCCGCAGATCCGTCTCCAGCCGGAAGCTGATGATAACTCACGGGCAGCATTCGCCGAAGGTGGCATTGTAGTCGTGCTGACTTCAACCTTGATCTGATTCGACACATTGATAACGGGGATGCTCACAGCTTTGACTTATCAACAAGCCCAAACCTTCGTGTAAAAGGAGGAAAAAGAAATGCGAAACCATCTTGGAAGATTGATCGCACTGCTCATATTGGTGGTTCCTCTGGCTATATCAGCTCAGCAGCAGAGCCCATGGACCGATACAGGTATTAATGGGCTCTCCATCCGATTCGACCAAGTAACCCCCACGAGGTGTGCGTGGGAGTTTCGAAACGATAGTATTCGAACTCTTGCGGTGTTCAACTTCCGCATTGAGGACTTCAACGCTGAAACGCGTGTACCCGAACACTCGGTCAGTCTGATTCCAACTCCCTTAAATTCCGGGCAAGAATTTGGAGGAGCATCAGCGTTCTCAGCTAATGCCAGCTGCAGATCGGTAAAACTCATAGTCACGAACATTCAATGGAAGTAAGATCCTTCCGGGGATGCGGACATTTCTGCATCCCCGGCAAACAAGTTATTGTCAATTTGGCTGACATCCTGAGAGGACGGCCAGCAACACCCGGGATAGAGAGCGGGCATCTAGTTGTGAAAGTTACCGAGCGACTATGCCGCCCACAAACCAGCGACTACGCTGATAAGTCGTGTTATACTCGCGGGCACACCGGAGCGTCATGCATGAAGCCTCTCAAACCCGACTCGGGTGACGGGAACTCCATTACTGCTCTGCTACAGCAACTCAGCGAAGGGAACAGAGAAGTAGAGGCGGCCCTAATCCCTCAAATCTACCCGGAACTACGGCAACTGGCGGCCCGCTATATGCGACACGAGCGCCGGAATCACACATTGCAGCCTACAGCGCTCGTCCACGAGGCTTATGAAAGACTCGTCCAGCAACCGCAGATTCCATGGCAGAATCGTGCGCATTTTTATGCATCTGCCTCTCAACTCATGCGCCATATCCTCGTAGATCATGCCCGCACCCGCCAAGCTGCTAAGCGAGGGGGTATTCAACATCAAGTAACACTGGACGAAGCACTTCTTCCGGAGGCTGGCCAATCCGCAGACATACTCGCCGTACACGAAGCACTTGAACGCTTAGCCAGGTTCGACGCCAGGCAATCACGGATCGTGGAGATGCATTTCTTTGGTGGATTGACATTTGAGGAGATGGCGTCGGTCCTGGGAGTGTCAGACCGCACAGTAAAACGAGATTGGAGCATGGCGCGAGCATGGCTGAAGGGAGAACTAACATCGAAGCAACTATGACTCCCGAACTTTGGCAACGGCTAAAACCGCTATATGAGGCTGCCCTCGATTTGCCAAAGGAACAGCGCGCCCAATATGTCTCAGACGTCTGCAAAGACGACGTGTGCTTGAAAGATGAGTTAGAGAAGCTGCTGAAATCTACGACTGAGCGAACACTTCCGCTCGACAATCCACTAATTCAATTTGGCAAGATATTCCGTGAGGGTCAGCGGACGCTTTCTGACGGGCAAGTGCTCCTAAATCGATTCCGGATTGTGAGGCATCTAGGATCGGGTGGCATGGGAGAGGTTTACGAGGCTGAAGACCTCTTCCTGCGGGGTGTTCACATTGCACTTAAAACGATTCATCCGGACATATCCGGCGATCCCATGATGCAGAAGCGCCTGGAGCGGGAGGTCCTGCTTGCGCAAGAAGTGACGCATCCGAATCTCTGTCCAATCCATACAATCTTTCACTGCGACGATCCGCCGCCTGCTTATTCGTTTCTGACCATGAAGCTGTTGCCCGGGCAGACACTGGCCGCACGATTGCAAGAGTCTTCCCAAATAACTAATGAGGACGGACTCTCAATTCTCCGCCAGATGTCTCTGGGAATTGGCGCTATCCACGCCGCAGGCATAGTCCATCGGGATATCAAAACGAACAATATCATGGTTGTCGGAAGCGGCCCCGGCCTGCATCTGTGGATCACCGATTTTGGCTTGGCGCGCGCCTACGAAACTGAATCGACCGCCTTGACGGTAGGAGCAGTAGGGGGAACACCCGGATACATCGCCCCGGAGCTGTTTCTTATGGACCCACCGTCCCAGGCCAGCGATCTTTTTGCTCTTGGCGTCGTCCTCCACGAGGTTTTTGCCGGAGAAAAGCCAAGGCCCGTTCCCGGCACGCATTCCTATACGATCAGCCCTCGGTTGACGGCCCCGAAAGTACCGTCACTTTGCGTTCACCTTATAACCGAGTGCCTCCAGGATGCCCCGCAGCGAAGATGCACCGCCTTTGCGGATGCTTTAGAAACTTTCGATTCCAAACTCGATCGCAGCCACTACATAGGTCGATCAGGACAATTCTGGACCCGACGTCGCTTTGCAGCCACCGCGGCGGTTGGCGTTTGTGCCGTTGCCGGAGGCACCTGGTGGAAATGGGATGAACTCGATAATGTGCTCCACCCGTTACCTCCGAAGCGCTTTGTCGCCCTTCTAAATTGGCCCAAGACCTCTGATTCCCGACTCACGCCGATGCTGACTGGGGCGCTTAGTGCGATCAAAAGCGAACTCTCGCGCCTTGAGGCGTTTGATCGGGACCTGTTAGTGATTACGCCTGAGGATGCGGGTACTGAGTTGATGCAAATGGATCACCTCAAAGACATCTGCGATTCATTAGGTGCAAACCTCGTCTTGGCGGCCTCGGTCCAGCCAACTCCGAGATACTTCAAAGTGCTTTTCAGGTTGCTAGATCCTGTATCCGAGCGCTTACTGCGCGAACGAACGCTAGAGACTTCTATTGCGGCGATAACCTCATTGCCACAGAAGGCAGTTAAGGCTGCGTCGGATTTGCTGAACTTACGTCATCCTTTTGCCAACAATTCCGTATCTAATGAACCAGGCACGGAGTCCGCTGCAGCGTTCAGCGCCTTTCAGGCAGGCGAAGATTTGATGAAGCAGCCGAATGATGCCGGTCTGAATCCTGCCATCGATAAGTACAAACTTGCCGTCGAGCAAGACGTGCACTTCGCCAAAGGCTATGCGAAGCTGGCCCTCGCATATTGCCGCCTCGCCACTCTGCGACACGATTCCGGCGCTCTCGAATTAGCCCGGGGAAATTCTAGGCTTGCCTTGGGACTCGACACGAATCTGGTAGACGGCCATATGGCCATGGCGTCCGTCTATGAGCAAAGTGGCGATATGCCTTCCGCCTTGCAGGAGATATCCAGGGCCTTGGCTATTGATCCCTCTAACCCTGTCACTCTAGTGTGGCAGGCCCAAATTTACACCCGCCTCAACCGTTGGGCTGAAGCCGAAGCCACCTATCAAAGGATATTGAACCAACGGCCTAACTTCTGGCTCGCCTATAACGAATGGGGCGTAGTCTTGAATGACCAGGGCAAATATTCCGAAGCGATTCAGAAATTCCAGGCAGCCTCCATTGCTGCTCCCCGTAACTCACTCGCCTTCAATAACGTCGGTTCGATCTATCTTCAGACGGGGCACTACCCCGAAGCCATTGACAATTTCACGAAAAGCCTTATGCTAAAGCCCAATGCTTTAGCTGCGTCTAACATCTCCGCTGCTTTGCGTACCGAGGGAAAACCCGCCGATGCGCTTCCATTTGCTTTAAAGGCCGTCGAACTGGATTCCGCGGACGATAACAACTGGCTAGAACTGGCGGACTGCTATGCTTCGCTTCCCGGAAAACAACGTGCCGCCAAGGAAGCTTACCTGAAGGCGGCGATAACTGCAGAGCGACGCCTGCAGATCGATGCGTCGGACGGGGCCTCCTGGATGCAACTCGCTCTGTACAAGGCCAAATCGGGCGCCCCCCAGATCTCGCTCTCGTTGATCAAGAAGGCTGAATCACTTGGAGCAGGGGACATTGACTCACAGCTTTGCAAGGCCAGGGTCTTGGAACTGTTGGGTTATCGAGACGAAGCGCTCGAGACACTGAGAGCTTGCCTATTAAAGGGGGCAACCGATTTTCAGATCTCCTCTGTCTCTGATCTGCGAACCCTCGCGCGCGACCCGCGCTACCGCAAACTCCTTCATACCAATCCAGCAACCTAGAAGGACCAATCCGCACCTAGTCGCTGAAAGGAAATCGACCCTTGAAAATGACAAAGTTCTCCCTCATTGCCATTTGTCTGCTCTTTCTGCTGTTGCCGAGCGGCTGCAAAAAGGTCCGAGTCGTAACGTGGGTTGCACCTAGCTTACCTGTGGAGAGCTATGCCGATGCCGGAACCACTCTGGAATGGGACCCGGTCGCGGGTCAGGGCTTCGAGATTAAGTTCACGCCAACGACTATCAGTCCATGTAAAGGCAATGAACCCTTAACCAGCGATGGTAAAAAACCGGTCGTGTGCCATTTGAAGAAGAATCGAGCCGGGTTTTATCAATACACCATTGTCATTTCTAACACCGTTGCTCCCACTGGCACTGTACCAAGTGGAGCGCCAGGCGTGTTTGCGCAACGAGTCGGACCGTGCAAATACTGTTCCAACCCAAGTGGTTTCGAATTCGTTTCGGCCAACACAAGCGGCTTGGCCACGCGTGGTGCCCAATCAATTGAGTTAGATGAGTGCAGTACCCCCAGCCAGACGGCGACCGCGCAGCCCCCATCCCTATCCGCTCCCGCTGGAACCAAGGTTTACTGGACATATGCAGGAGATGATCCGCCTGATGGCACATCTCCTATTAGCGTCGTTCTTCCAGCAGGGGTTTGCTCGAATTCAGGTACACCGACCACAATCACGAACCCCTACACCGCATGTACTCTAACGACGCCATCGTCGAATCCTTACACGTACCAGATCTCTGTGTACAACTGCACGAACCCAGGCTCGGCCTCCTTGACTGTGCAGTAGCAGTTGGCACGTGTAACGTGGCCGATCCTATTGGATCGCCGGACTCTGCTGAACGCAGGAACGCTGCAATCTTGTGCAATCAGAAAAGGTACTCGTAACTGCACTGTTTGAGCGGTCCGAGATAGTCAGAGATACCTTCACATGTCAGTCCGTTAGAAATAGACCCGGAGACGATTTCTCCGGGTCTATTGATTTCAAGCACAGTCTAACATTAAAGACCTATTTGAGCGCGATCAACGTGTCGCTGTTAGGGTTGAGACCTGCGTCCAGGTGATGTTCCATGGCTCTCTTCTCCGCTTTCGATGCTGGGAAGCTCAGCTTTCTCGAAGCACTCGGATAGCGAATCTCACGCAGGAAGTACTGGTCGCCATACTTGTGAAACAAGAGGCTGCCAGTGTTGGCCGGTTCGTTTGAATTGACTAGGCCCATGGCCCACATATCGACATTCCCCTGCCGGCTTCTAATGCTGAGCAAGTTAGGACGCTCAATGTTTGTGCCAATCGTGTAGATCCCAGCAGGCAGAGAGCTGCCGTTGACGGTGAAGTTGAATGGAACGGTTGCTCGCACGAGATGGTCTTGTGCGAGTGCGCAACCAGTGGCGATGAGGGTGACGGCGACGAAGTTGACAATTGCGACGATGGGTTTCATGACTATCTCCTTTTCCAGGAACCTTCTTCAGGTTCCTCCTGGGGCTCCAGAACACTTTCTCTTCTGGAGCTTGTTACTACGCATGGAGATATTGCATGCATGTGGCCAAAGATGAGCGCGCACGCGGTGTTTTCGTGATTTAACTGAGCACGTTTAATATCAATGAGATAGAGGGTACTTACAGTTTTCTGTTCAGCGAATTCCTGCTGCGCCCCTTCCAACGGTATCCGAACAGATACCAGCCAGTATCTTGTCGGTTCTGTCAGGGCATCGTTCCTCGATTTATCTATGTTTCTTTTTCGATTACGTTACACTCGAATGCACCGGAGGCTCTGATGCAGCCGCGGCTCCTCGTCATTTCGGGTTCGTTGACAGGAACGGTTCGACCGCTAATCGACGGACATATTACGATCGCCCTCGACGAGTCGAATCAGTTATGCCTGATCGACTCCGATGTCTCGCGCAGACATTGCACGATCGAGCAGGTGGCCGATCAATATGTGATTGTCGATCGCGAGAGTCCGTGCGGAACTTTTGTAAATGGAATTCCCGTAAGTCGAAAAGGTCTTGCACACGGTGATGCGATCCGAATCGGAAGATCTGAACTGGTGTTTCTGCTACACGAAGGGGAAGATACCGAAACGTCTCAAATACGCCTTAGTGACATTGCTTCCGCTCCATCTCTCCAGACAATTCGATTGGAAGACCGAACAGCGCCGACCTTCGCGGATCGAGTTGGATGGATGGCACGAGACCTGACAGCATTGTTGAGGATCAGCAATATCATCAATTCCATTCGAGATTTTGGACTCCTTCAGCTAGAGCTTCTGCGGCTAATCTGCGAAGTGATTCCCGCAGACCAGGGCGCCGTAGTGCTGCTCACTGATCTCAATGGGGAGCCCCATTCGATCATTACCTGGGACCGGCAACCTGATGCGAAGGAGTTGATCGAGATCCAGCGCGAGTTGGTTCACCGGGCAATCTGGGAACGATCGGCCGTCTTCACGGGCGCGTCAACGGGCGCTGGAGAGGCACACAGCGTTCTCTGCATGCCGCTCTGCGCCGTGGAAAAGACAATCGGCGTTATCTATCTCACTTCGCCTCACCCGGATTCGCCTTTTCGTGAGGATCACATACATTTTCTTGACTCGGTCTCACGCATCGCAGCGGTCACTCTGGAAAACATACTTGCCCTTGATGCATTGCGTTCCGAGAACCTGCAATTGAAGGCGGAACTAAACCCAACCTGCCGACTCGTAGGCGAGAGCCAGCAAATTCACCAGGTTGAAGAATTCATCTCTCGAGTTGCACATAGTGATTCCACGGTGCTGATCCGTGGAGAGAGCGGAACGGGCAAAGAGGTTGTAGCTCGCGCGATCCATCAAAACAGCCCTCGATCCGATCGGCCTTTCATCGCCATCAATTGCGCCGCAATTCCGGAGACACTGTTCGAAAGTGAACTATTCGGATATGAGAAAGGCGCCTTCACCGGAGCGACCGGGATGCGGAAGGGTAGGTTGGAGGCGGCCGGCGAGGGAACTCTCTTCCTTGATGAGATTGGGGAATTGCCCCCGCCAATGCAGGCGAAATTGTTGCGCGTCCTGCAGCAACGGGAATTCGAGCGAGTTGGCGGAACTCTATCCGTCCCATTCAAGGCACGGGTTCTCGCCGCCACGCATAAGAATCTTGAGCAAGCAATCAAGTCCGG
This portion of the Acidicapsa acidisoli genome encodes:
- a CDS encoding YkgB family protein encodes the protein MNATYQAATMPKASGIRRIYRAAASLDRFGMGLLRLALVIVLVWIGGLKFANYEADGIVPLVANSPLMSYVYHHPAPEYRAHMNKEGVLNAANHQWHETNGTYPVSYGLGIVIVSIGILIALHPRLPQVAAVGSFLLILMACTTLSFLVTTPEAWVPALGDSTHGFPYLSGAGRLIVKDVIMLGAAFVTLADSAKAYLQRTN
- a CDS encoding DUF6602 domain-containing protein — translated: MIKNVAALLKAFQEREIEAIQRSGISHAPTIGAQYEGMTGSVLKMMIPQELELQVVSGFVEGVDGTLSGQIDGMLVRGSGTPIPGIQ
- a CDS encoding inorganic diphosphatase, which produces MINYLELPVGDRAPEIFRAVIEIPKDGTNKFEYDKELHVFKLDRNLYSPVHYPGDYGFIPSTLSDDGDPLDVLVLVPGPSFPGCVQEVRPIGLMEMLDQGVLDEKVLAVGNSNPRYNNVWNYTDIYPHMLKEITHFFSIYKDLEGKRVEIKGWHDAAYARDHVVRAMKLFEDTKLKKAQKA
- a CDS encoding sigma-70 family RNA polymerase sigma factor → MKPLKPDSGDGNSITALLQQLSEGNREVEAALIPQIYPELRQLAARYMRHERRNHTLQPTALVHEAYERLVQQPQIPWQNRAHFYASASQLMRHILVDHARTRQAAKRGGIQHQVTLDEALLPEAGQSADILAVHEALERLARFDARQSRIVEMHFFGGLTFEEMASVLGVSDRTVKRDWSMARAWLKGELTSKQL
- a CDS encoding AraC family transcriptional regulator; translated protein: MDSLSPLFTQFTLSACVFFSGRLCGVSGDHATETAGHLHLLRKGVLTVERPDGQRQMLTEPSVLFYPRSCRHRLWADEASGAEIVCALIEFGAEMQNPLVRGLPELLVIPLKSMKELEPAIELLFTEASGEHPGRQAAINRLAEYAVVLIFRAAMREHLIHSGVLMGLADPRLARAIAAMHAEPEHPWSLEALAGKAGMSRARFAAHFRQVVGVTPFEYLTDWRIGIAQTLLKKGKPLKIVAPSVGYASSIALTRAFCQRVGQSPTEWTMQNRGRIRHAGATIE
- a CDS encoding APC family permease, producing MVVTFTFMRFALKPVRRKLRIIPLIAATYFMVSGGPYGIEDILGGAGFAKAILILVLLPFLWSLPTTLMIGELASSIPAEGGFYVWVRRALGSFWGYQEGWLSLAASVFDMAIYPTIFVSYLARFNPNLTEGPRAYLWSLLVVVVCCAWNLRGAPAVGEGTVGLFVLLLAPFAVFIALGFWHGFTAHPAIQWHAASTEASLSTAILVAMWNYMGWDNASTVAQEVENPQRNYPLAMVSAALLVAVTYILPLAAVALMGISVANFSTGSWADAARMIGGPVLATAVVAGGAINGFGMFNVLMMSYTRLPVAMAEDGMLPRFVTRRNSRGVPYVSVVLCALAWALALNLPFERLISIDLVLYGASLILEFVALVVLRLREPNLERPFKAGNFAVACALGLGPTALIGYALYASRDERVGSFSALLFAFLVALVGPVLYWLTAWSQSRRRLQETAAD
- the purS gene encoding phosphoribosylformylglycinamidine synthase subunit PurS, with the protein product MKAHVYVTLKTSVLDPQGQTIQNALKKIQFTGVESVRQGKYFVLSLAAGLTPEAARGEVERVAKEVLTNPVIEDYTYRIEE